A window of Phycobacter azelaicus contains these coding sequences:
- a CDS encoding DUF2254 domain-containing protein produces the protein MISKTLLYFQRITRQLWIRVVLISLCSLLALVLAPLLTPVLPESLSLRFGREAVLPILTILASGMLAVTTFSLNVMVSAYRTASSMATPRVYRLLLEDTVTQSVLATFVGGFVYSLSAIILFRANFYAAESAIVVFGITIFVVILIVIAILRWIDHLSGLGSMDHTLRMIETRARTSLLQLAKRPCLGGQQAESDACPDEAKPIPAGRSGFVRFIDMAQLNELAKGRDAHITLHRRPGDFVLRGRPIAWAEGLDEAGCTDLSSAFEIGDVRSFDQDPRFGLTLLAETAQKALSPGVNDPGTAIEVMGRLERLLWETLDTSTDKKKCRFENVSLVPVEPHSLLNNSFAPIAQSGAEDPLVMDWMDKALSALAQHPNDDLANAAERLRAELFTETTKR, from the coding sequence ATGATTTCAAAAACGCTCCTTTATTTCCAACGGATCACCCGACAACTCTGGATCAGAGTGGTGTTGATTTCACTCTGCTCATTGCTTGCGCTGGTGTTGGCTCCGCTGCTGACCCCGGTTCTGCCCGAGAGCCTCAGCCTGCGTTTTGGGCGCGAGGCCGTGCTGCCCATCCTGACGATTCTGGCCTCGGGCATGCTGGCGGTGACGACCTTTTCGCTCAACGTCATGGTCAGCGCCTATCGCACGGCCTCCTCCATGGCGACACCCCGCGTCTATCGTCTGCTACTGGAGGACACAGTAACGCAAAGCGTTCTGGCGACATTCGTGGGCGGATTTGTCTATTCGCTTAGCGCAATAATCCTGTTTCGAGCCAACTTCTACGCAGCGGAATCTGCCATTGTCGTTTTTGGCATCACCATCTTTGTCGTGATTTTGATCGTGATCGCGATCCTGCGCTGGATCGACCATTTGTCCGGGCTGGGCAGTATGGATCATACGCTCCGCATGATCGAAACCCGCGCCCGTACCAGTCTCCTTCAGCTGGCCAAGCGCCCCTGCCTTGGCGGGCAGCAGGCCGAAAGCGATGCATGCCCCGATGAGGCCAAGCCGATCCCGGCAGGACGCAGCGGCTTTGTCCGATTTATCGACATGGCGCAACTGAATGAGTTGGCCAAAGGTCGTGATGCACATATCACCCTGCATCGCCGCCCCGGTGATTTCGTGCTCCGAGGACGCCCGATTGCTTGGGCGGAAGGACTGGATGAGGCAGGGTGTACGGACCTTTCATCTGCCTTTGAGATCGGCGATGTGCGCAGTTTCGATCAGGATCCTCGCTTTGGCCTGACGCTTTTGGCCGAAACCGCTCAGAAAGCCCTTTCTCCGGGCGTGAATGATCCGGGCACAGCGATCGAGGTGATGGGTCGGCTCGAACGTTTGCTATGGGAAACACTGGACACATCCACAGACAAAAAGAAGTGCAGGTTCGAAAATGTCAGCCTCGTCCCGGTGGAACCGCACAGCCTTTTGAACAATAGTTTTGCCCCAATTGCACAAAGCGGCGCGGAGGACCCTCTCGTGATGGATTGGATGGACAAGGCGCTGAGCGCCTTGGCGCAACATCCAAACGACGATTTGGCCAATGCCGCCGAAAGGCTGCGCGCGGAGTTGTTTACTGAGACGACAAAGCGCTAG
- a CDS encoding UDP-2,3-diacylglucosamine diphosphatase, which produces MKYRTIFLSDIHLGTPGCQAELLLDFLRRNDADNYYLVGDIIDAWRIRRKGFLWPQAHNDVVQAILAKAHDGARVHLIPGNHDEFLRSYLGTHFGGIEVVKTADFIAADGKRYLVTHGDQFDSVVVHAKWLAHLGDRTYDFMLWLNTRINRLRHLWGGQYWSLSKWAKHQVKQAVNFISEYESVLTAEARRGGYDGVICGHIHSAAIRDIDEISYVNTGDWVESCTAVVEMDDGRLTLIDWARAERRSRHRSRRARRKEKPLQNA; this is translated from the coding sequence ATGAAATACCGCACCATCTTTCTTTCGGACATTCACCTCGGGACTCCGGGCTGCCAGGCCGAGCTGTTGCTGGACTTCCTACGTCGCAACGACGCGGACAACTATTATCTGGTTGGCGACATCATCGATGCCTGGCGGATCCGCCGCAAGGGGTTCCTGTGGCCGCAGGCTCACAATGACGTGGTGCAGGCGATCCTCGCAAAGGCCCATGACGGGGCGCGGGTCCATCTGATCCCTGGAAATCATGATGAATTCCTGCGTTCTTACCTTGGCACGCATTTCGGCGGGATCGAAGTCGTGAAGACGGCTGATTTCATCGCGGCGGATGGCAAACGGTACTTGGTCACGCACGGCGATCAGTTCGACAGCGTTGTGGTACACGCAAAATGGCTCGCCCATCTGGGCGATCGGACCTATGACTTCATGCTGTGGCTTAACACCCGCATCAACCGTCTGCGGCATCTGTGGGGCGGGCAGTATTGGTCGCTTTCGAAATGGGCCAAGCATCAGGTCAAACAGGCCGTCAACTTTATCAGTGAATATGAGAGTGTCCTTACCGCTGAAGCCCGGCGCGGAGGCTATGACGGTGTGATCTGTGGCCATATCCACAGTGCGGCTATTCGGGACATCGATGAGATTTCCTACGTGAACACGGGCGATTGGGTGGAGAGCTGCACAGCCGTTGTCGAAATGGACGACGGCCGTCTCACCTTGATCGACTGGGCGCGGGCCGAACGCCGCTCTCGCCATCGCTCACGCCGGGCGCGGCGCAAGGAAAAACCGCTTCAGAACGCATGA
- a CDS encoding DUF3419 family protein gives MSTTVQARLNDAVLQDSDATTGRLERLFSRLFTGLVYPQIWEDPVVDMEALQIKRGDHLVCIASGSCNLMSYLTAGPASVTAVDLSPAHVALGRLKLAAARGLPDHAAFYQFFARADMASNMALYRRYIRPELDAETRAFWEARQPFRRRIALFERGFYRHGLLGRFLGAVHVLARIGGVDFAPLLAARTLAEQRAFFDQEIAPLFDMWLVRKLAGFRAALFGLGIPPAQYDKLAEDGGGDVLPVLRERVRKLTCDFPIRENYFAWQAFARCYDPAPDGALPPYLQAEKFEALRQAAVRGQIVNRPLTDYLQGVRARSTHAYVLLDAQDWMNDVRLNALWTEITRTAAPGAQVIFRTGGRHDILPGRVRPELLNQWTYDAEGATQGTAQDRSAIYGAFHIYRRKD, from the coding sequence ATGAGTACCACCGTCCAGGCCCGGCTGAATGACGCCGTGCTGCAAGATAGCGATGCGACCACCGGACGGCTAGAGCGTCTGTTCTCCCGGCTTTTTACGGGGCTGGTTTATCCGCAAATCTGGGAAGACCCGGTTGTGGACATGGAGGCCTTGCAGATCAAACGAGGCGACCACCTTGTCTGCATCGCCTCGGGCAGCTGCAACTTGATGTCCTATCTGACCGCTGGACCAGCCTCGGTTACGGCAGTTGATCTGTCGCCGGCCCATGTCGCGCTGGGACGGCTCAAGCTTGCGGCGGCGCGCGGCCTGCCGGATCATGCGGCCTTCTATCAATTCTTTGCCCGTGCAGACATGGCCAGCAACATGGCGCTCTACCGGCGCTATATTCGCCCCGAACTGGACGCCGAGACTCGCGCATTCTGGGAGGCGCGCCAGCCGTTTCGCCGCCGGATCGCGCTGTTTGAGAGAGGATTCTACCGCCATGGGCTCTTGGGCCGGTTCCTGGGAGCGGTGCATGTGTTGGCGCGGATTGGCGGAGTGGATTTTGCACCGCTCCTGGCGGCCCGCACGCTGGCAGAGCAGCGGGCGTTTTTCGACCAGGAGATCGCGCCCCTGTTTGATATGTGGCTGGTGCGCAAGCTGGCCGGGTTTCGCGCTGCGCTCTTCGGCCTTGGCATACCTCCTGCGCAATATGACAAGCTGGCCGAGGATGGCGGCGGAGATGTCCTTCCCGTCCTGCGCGAGCGCGTGCGCAAGCTGACTTGCGACTTCCCGATCCGCGAGAATTACTTTGCTTGGCAGGCTTTCGCGCGCTGTTATGATCCAGCACCGGATGGCGCCCTGCCGCCCTATCTGCAGGCGGAGAAATTCGAGGCTTTGCGCCAAGCCGCAGTTAGAGGACAGATCGTCAACAGGCCTCTGACCGACTATCTGCAGGGCGTGCGAGCGCGCTCCACGCATGCTTATGTGCTGCTGGATGCGCAGGATTGGATGAACGATGTGCGGCTGAATGCGCTTTGGACGGAGATCACCAGAACCGCCGCGCCGGGCGCGCAGGTGATTTTCCGCACCGGCGGTCGTCATGACATCTTGCCGGGGCGGGTGCGGCCTGAGCTGTTGAACCAGTGGACCTATGATGCCGAAGGGGCGACCCAAGGAACCGCGCAGGATCGTTCGGCCATCTACGGCGCATTCCACATCTACAGGCGAAAGGATTAG
- a CDS encoding class I SAM-dependent methyltransferase — protein sequence MLNGNSEAHANLMDETYRHQRLIYDLTRKYYLFGRDRLIERLAPREGAHVLEVACGTGRNLQMAARKYPGCTFYGLDISSEMLRTARVKLTNHVQLARADACDFDASKHFQREAFDRIFISYGISMMPDWEQALRTTAAHLDRGGELHVVDFSDQSGWPTWFGAALQQWLTKFHVHPRLLLHRALDIIAAETGGTVHYESLYRGYAQYGVLRRPR from the coding sequence ATGCTGAACGGCAATTCCGAAGCCCACGCCAACTTGATGGATGAAACCTATCGCCACCAGCGGCTGATCTATGATCTCACGCGCAAATACTATTTGTTCGGGCGGGACCGGCTGATTGAGAGGTTGGCGCCAAGGGAGGGGGCGCATGTGCTGGAGGTTGCTTGCGGCACGGGCCGCAACCTGCAGATGGCCGCACGCAAGTATCCCGGATGCACCTTTTATGGTCTTGATATCTCATCCGAGATGCTGCGCACGGCCCGTGTCAAACTGACCAATCACGTGCAGCTTGCCCGGGCTGATGCCTGCGATTTTGATGCGTCAAAGCACTTTCAGAGAGAGGCATTCGATCGGATCTTTATTTCCTATGGGATTTCAATGATGCCCGATTGGGAGCAAGCCTTGCGCACGACCGCCGCGCATCTGGACCGCGGCGGAGAACTGCACGTGGTGGATTTTTCGGATCAGAGCGGTTGGCCGACGTGGTTTGGAGCCGCCCTACAACAGTGGTTGACCAAGTTCCATGTCCACCCGCGACTGTTGCTGCACAGGGCGCTGGACATAATCGCAGCAGAAACAGGCGGCACTGTGCACTACGAGAGCCTGTATCGTGGGTATGCCCAATACGGCGTGCTGCGTCGTCCGCGGTGA
- a CDS encoding gamma-glutamylcyclotransferase family protein — MKAPYFFGYGSLVNTATHDYHDPRPARLSGWRRTWAHTDLREVAFLTATPAPGHTIAGLIAAVPGADWDALDQREYAYDRLPASQAVDHDLPGAPEISVYAVPQTRQSPGSERHPILLSYLDVVLQGYLNVFGENGAVAFMQTTDGWEAPILDDRSAPIYPRHQTISTKERALFDALIDEVGARRVPLQQ, encoded by the coding sequence ATGAAAGCTCCCTACTTCTTTGGCTACGGCAGCCTGGTGAATACGGCTACGCATGACTACCACGACCCACGGCCTGCGCGCCTGTCGGGATGGCGCCGCACTTGGGCACACACTGACCTGCGCGAGGTCGCCTTTCTGACCGCGACCCCGGCACCTGGCCACACAATCGCAGGGTTGATCGCTGCTGTGCCCGGCGCAGATTGGGATGCACTCGATCAACGGGAATACGCCTATGACCGTCTGCCTGCCTCCCAAGCCGTGGATCACGATCTGCCCGGTGCACCCGAGATCTCGGTTTATGCCGTTCCACAGACACGCCAAAGCCCCGGCTCAGAACGCCATCCCATTCTGCTGAGCTATCTTGATGTGGTCCTGCAGGGCTATTTGAACGTCTTTGGCGAAAACGGAGCAGTCGCCTTTATGCAGACAACAGACGGCTGGGAAGCGCCAATCTTGGATGATCGCTCAGCCCCAATCTATCCGCGTCACCAGACCATAAGCACCAAAGAGCGTGCCCTGTTTGACGCATTGATCGACGAGGTCGGCGCCCGCAGGGTCCCTTTGCAACAATAG
- a CDS encoding RrF2 family transcriptional regulator gives MRITKRTNIAVRLLMYCAANADRLVTKTETAECCNISENHLAQVINQLSQLGYLNTQRGRNGGMSLGRAAGEIRIGDVFRDLEGSLPMVECFADVDNTCPLVDACRLKQALAAAAEAFYASLDDLTLSSLVCDNAALLQILQPVGCTR, from the coding sequence ATGCGAATTACCAAGCGGACAAACATCGCCGTCCGATTGCTGATGTACTGCGCGGCAAATGCAGATCGGCTGGTGACAAAAACAGAGACTGCAGAATGCTGCAATATCTCTGAGAACCACTTGGCCCAGGTTATCAACCAGTTGAGCCAGCTTGGTTATCTCAACACACAGCGGGGGCGCAATGGCGGCATGAGCTTGGGGCGCGCTGCTGGAGAGATCCGCATCGGGGATGTTTTTCGCGATCTGGAAGGCAGCTTGCCGATGGTCGAGTGCTTTGCGGACGTGGACAACACCTGCCCTTTGGTGGATGCCTGCCGTCTCAAACAGGCATTGGCTGCTGCAGCGGAAGCCTTTTATGCCTCCCTTGATGATCTGACACTGTCTTCCCTTGTTTGCGACAATGCAGCCCTGCTGCAGATCTTGCAACCGGTGGGTTGTACACGCTGA